One Mycobacterium sp. SMC-4 DNA window includes the following coding sequences:
- a CDS encoding LLM class flavin-dependent oxidoreductase, whose protein sequence is MPLELAAFVRTTLPLDLSRVDALDQGRYHSIWLPDHLVSFWPDSIWTSEFTDLAEISPSPHRYLDAVALAGAVAARTERTRLATSVLDTVRRHPVMLAQSALTLSHLSDGRFILGLGAGERENLAPYGFEHRDAVSRFAEALQLIRLLWDADGPIDFAGRFFTLEHARLDTEPHRSGAPPIWIGANGPRMLQLVGELGDGWWPSGSAGPETYAHQLACIHEAAERAGRDPHAITPAKMVVCLVGEPDELDEILRRPLVKSLVLQLTADALAAAGHRHPMGERWRGIQDIDPRVLSRDRLLRLFEQVDPAAILSVVPHGTPQQVAEQITAFGDAGARIVSVLDYSAMAGQAFAADSARKVREVEDALLQHTGSTP, encoded by the coding sequence ATGCCCCTGGAGCTGGCCGCGTTCGTTCGGACGACTCTGCCGCTCGACCTGAGCCGAGTCGACGCCCTCGATCAGGGTCGTTACCACTCCATCTGGCTGCCCGATCACCTCGTGAGCTTCTGGCCCGATTCGATCTGGACATCCGAGTTCACCGATCTCGCGGAGATCTCGCCGTCTCCACACCGCTACCTGGACGCCGTGGCCCTCGCCGGTGCCGTGGCGGCTCGCACGGAACGCACTCGGCTCGCGACGAGCGTCCTGGACACCGTCCGGCGCCATCCCGTGATGCTCGCCCAATCGGCGCTGACCCTCAGCCATCTCTCCGACGGCCGGTTCATCCTGGGACTGGGCGCCGGCGAGCGCGAAAACCTGGCTCCGTACGGCTTCGAGCACCGCGACGCGGTGAGCCGGTTCGCCGAGGCGCTGCAGCTGATCCGGCTGCTCTGGGACGCCGACGGACCGATCGACTTCGCAGGCCGGTTCTTCACACTGGAGCACGCCCGGCTGGACACCGAGCCGCACCGCAGCGGCGCGCCACCGATCTGGATCGGCGCCAACGGTCCCCGCATGCTGCAACTGGTCGGCGAACTCGGCGACGGCTGGTGGCCGAGCGGCAGTGCCGGGCCCGAGACCTACGCGCACCAACTGGCGTGCATCCACGAGGCGGCCGAGCGGGCCGGACGCGATCCGCACGCGATCACTCCCGCCAAGATGGTGGTCTGCCTGGTCGGCGAACCCGACGAGCTCGACGAGATCCTGCGCCGCCCACTGGTGAAGTCGCTGGTCCTGCAGTTGACGGCCGATGCGCTGGCCGCGGCCGGTCACCGCCACCCGATGGGGGAGCGCTGGCGTGGCATCCAGGACATCGACCCGCGCGTGCTCAGCCGCGACCGACTGCTCCGGCTCTTTGAACAGGTCGACCCGGCCGCCATCCTGTCCGTCGTGCCGCACGGCACGCCCCAGCAGGTCGCCGAGCAGATCACCGCGTTCGGCGATGCGGGCGCGCGGATCGTGTCGGTGCTCGATTACAGCGCCATGGCCGGACAGGCCTTCGCCGCTGACTCGGCGCGCAAAGTTCGTGAGGTCGAGGACGCACTGCTGCAGCACACAGGGAGCACGCCATGA
- a CDS encoding sulfotransferase, protein MTLLDADVLIADAREASGLNDFGDDTLPGRVAQVVDRINAAGLDDAGVRAAADTISGLLTSRLHVMADHANLPLADERITAPLFATGEPRSGTTLLHALLAEDQQSRALRFWEVMYPSPPPGPAVGDDPRRAQADTDWREILDRIPPWIVSHPYNDLLGAGLPECERTWAYDFRATNPSAWWRVPMTIANFGQDHHAQYALHRMMLQHIQYTRTPKRWVLKGFHGRRLRALFDTYPDAHIVWVHRDPVQVLASQIVAFGQINESLAGTLDWTQYATDTIEGSRANFHAYLTDPLVGDSRIHHVRYRDFVTDPIATIGGFYDFAGLPFPADAEKAMRDYLATNRGDRYGKFTYSTDMLPVPVQQLHDEFADYRARFGLDIETRR, encoded by the coding sequence ATGACACTTCTGGACGCCGACGTCCTCATCGCCGACGCGCGGGAAGCGTCCGGCCTCAACGACTTCGGTGACGACACCCTGCCCGGGCGGGTAGCGCAGGTCGTCGACCGCATCAACGCCGCCGGACTCGACGATGCCGGTGTGCGGGCCGCCGCGGACACCATCAGTGGACTGCTGACGAGCCGGTTGCACGTCATGGCCGACCATGCGAACCTGCCGCTCGCCGACGAACGAATCACCGCCCCACTCTTCGCCACCGGTGAGCCGCGGTCGGGCACGACGCTGCTGCACGCCCTGCTCGCCGAGGACCAGCAGTCCCGCGCACTGCGGTTCTGGGAGGTCATGTATCCCTCGCCACCGCCCGGCCCGGCCGTCGGCGACGATCCACGCCGAGCGCAGGCCGACACCGACTGGCGAGAGATCCTCGATCGCATCCCACCCTGGATCGTCAGCCATCCCTACAACGACCTGCTCGGTGCCGGGCTACCCGAATGCGAGCGCACGTGGGCATACGACTTTCGTGCGACGAACCCGAGCGCGTGGTGGCGCGTTCCCATGACGATCGCCAATTTCGGCCAGGACCATCACGCGCAATACGCTCTGCACCGCATGATGCTGCAGCACATCCAGTACACCCGCACACCGAAACGGTGGGTACTGAAAGGTTTTCACGGCCGACGGTTGCGGGCGCTGTTCGACACCTACCCGGATGCTCACATCGTCTGGGTGCACCGTGACCCCGTGCAGGTGCTCGCCTCGCAGATCGTGGCCTTCGGCCAGATCAACGAGAGCCTCGCCGGGACGCTGGACTGGACTCAGTACGCCACGGACACGATCGAGGGCTCGCGAGCCAACTTCCACGCCTACCTCACCGACCCCCTGGTGGGCGACTCGCGCATCCACCACGTCCGCTACCGTGACTTCGTCACCGACCCGATCGCCACGATCGGCGGCTTCTACGACTTCGCCGGGCTCCCATTCCCGGCCGACGCCGAGAAGGCGATGCGTGACTATCTCGCTACCAACCGCGGCGACCGGTACGGCAAATTCACCTACTCCACCGATATGCTGCCGGTTCCGGTGCAGCAGCTGCATGATGAATTCGCCGACTATCGCGCGAGATTCGGCCTCGACATCGAGACGAGGCGCTGA
- a CDS encoding DUF1214 domain-containing protein produces the protein MAFGDTPHDDALRAAWHEFCDRLKAAGDLAFKDTSPATALQRADAFRYLTQNLGQAYDLALETKDTRYPLIHPFCGPTRKLGGDNADFVYLQAWIDGSSTYQIRGDRGTARFINFTVQGARPESDVYYGADHPNLHEPFGDTPEANITGEDLITEPDGSFVLYIGGVRREPNWLPTTADSRKLFMRQGFDSWAERSAQFSIERLDMQEPRPVPTPQDLIASMRWAGDFLTGTMTDWPDRERQIGSLFGEPEPNVFPGARFAGPAEQRDARRGRLIVTMPWRLGPDEALLFEFADDGEFWMLTNMGAFWNSMDYLYRPVSYTPSRTAIDADGRVRMVMAHKDPGVHNWIDTQCFSEGYLTMRVIGSRQLPEVSTRVVAAAELDTALPDHTRRVTPDERAAQLHTRFDAIRRRYRI, from the coding sequence ATGGCCTTCGGTGACACCCCGCACGACGACGCGCTGCGCGCGGCCTGGCACGAGTTCTGTGACCGACTCAAGGCGGCCGGAGATCTCGCCTTCAAGGACACCTCACCGGCGACTGCGCTGCAACGTGCCGACGCCTTCCGCTACCTGACGCAAAACCTCGGGCAGGCCTACGATCTCGCACTGGAGACCAAGGACACCCGCTACCCGCTGATCCACCCGTTCTGTGGCCCGACCCGCAAGCTCGGCGGCGACAACGCCGATTTCGTCTATCTCCAGGCGTGGATCGACGGCAGCTCGACATACCAAATCCGGGGCGACCGCGGCACGGCGCGATTCATCAACTTCACTGTTCAAGGGGCGCGCCCCGAAAGCGATGTGTACTACGGGGCCGACCATCCGAACCTGCACGAGCCGTTCGGGGATACCCCGGAGGCAAACATCACCGGCGAAGACCTGATCACCGAGCCGGACGGCAGCTTCGTCCTGTACATCGGCGGCGTTCGGCGGGAACCGAACTGGCTGCCGACCACAGCGGACTCGCGCAAGCTCTTCATGCGGCAGGGCTTCGATTCCTGGGCCGAGCGCTCAGCGCAGTTCAGCATCGAGCGCCTCGACATGCAAGAGCCGCGACCGGTGCCCACGCCGCAGGATCTGATCGCGTCGATGCGTTGGGCGGGCGACTTTCTCACCGGGACGATGACAGACTGGCCCGACCGCGAACGACAGATCGGCTCATTGTTCGGCGAGCCTGAGCCCAACGTCTTTCCCGGTGCCCGGTTCGCCGGCCCGGCCGAGCAACGCGATGCTCGGCGCGGCCGGCTGATCGTCACCATGCCGTGGCGTCTCGGGCCGGACGAGGCGTTGCTCTTCGAATTTGCTGACGACGGGGAGTTCTGGATGCTGACCAATATGGGCGCCTTCTGGAACAGCATGGACTACCTGTACCGGCCGGTGAGCTACACACCGAGCAGGACAGCGATCGACGCCGACGGCCGCGTGCGAATGGTGATGGCTCACAAAGACCCCGGCGTGCACAACTGGATCGACACCCAGTGCTTCAGTGAGGGCTACCTGACGATGCGTGTCATCGGAAGTCGGCAGCTGCCCGAGGTCAGCACCAGGGTGGTTGCCGCGGCCGAGCTGGACACCGCGCTGCCGGACCACACCCGGCGCGTCACGCCCGACGAGCGTGCCGCGCAACTGCACACCCGCTTCGACGCCATCCGCCGCCGATACAGGATCTGA
- a CDS encoding VOC family protein — protein sequence MDPKLETLAASAFDNVYHVGHLVPNLLSAMETLAGSMQITWAPPFEMRSGFTRPDGSADDQGVRIAFSASGPPYLELIEVVAAADSIFAEPQRGGMHHLGYYAQRWRDDVARLQDQGWELERTGAGVAFLRDPHSGLRVEVVSFRGRDFLNQVLSGEMAAAHPLTART from the coding sequence ATGGACCCGAAACTCGAGACGCTGGCCGCATCGGCCTTCGACAACGTCTACCACGTAGGTCACCTCGTCCCCAATCTGCTCTCGGCCATGGAGACGCTTGCCGGCAGCATGCAGATCACGTGGGCGCCACCGTTTGAGATGCGTAGTGGCTTCACCCGTCCCGACGGATCCGCCGACGACCAAGGCGTGCGTATCGCGTTCTCTGCGTCCGGGCCGCCGTACCTGGAGTTGATCGAGGTCGTCGCTGCCGCGGACTCGATCTTCGCCGAACCCCAGCGCGGCGGTATGCACCACCTCGGCTACTACGCGCAGCGTTGGCGCGACGATGTCGCGCGGCTGCAAGACCAGGGTTGGGAGTTGGAGCGGACCGGCGCCGGTGTCGCGTTCCTTCGCGATCCGCACAGCGGGCTTCGGGTGGAGGTGGTGAGCTTCAGAGGGCGCGACTTTCTCAACCAGGTGCTCAGCGGCGAGATGGCAGCCGCCCATCCGCTGACAGCGCGCACGTGA
- a CDS encoding carboxylesterase/lipase family protein: MTAIARTSSGALRGDPGGEVTVFRGVPYAAPPTGERRWRPAQPVIAWAGVREAIGFGAIAPQDISPERLAKRGLTMSEDCLTLNIWTPAVDGNRRPVLVFLHGGGQAQGHGSAALFDGSRLARRGDIVVVTINFRLGVLGSLYAPDWHGPDSTNLTLRDQTYALQWVREEIVAFGGDPNAITVAGQSSGAVAISAMLAAGCDLFDRAILQSGGLERVRSTAAAAAVAAQLGDVIRGEEPGVEEILAAQRGIDTGFVPPQGPFHPCIDGSVIAEHPLVTARTRDMPAVPVLAGTTRDEWRIFDSPLDENVFTEQYVRDRAQALAGGGHDPEAVLATYRTDHRRLRDVASAMVTDYHFAAPTEQFVRAHAESGNPVFRYELQWPSPRAGFGACHDSCLPLVFGNLDAAPALAGVDEAARHMSDSIQDLWLEFVRGGEPWERYDGLGGPTMLLGLERGVVREHRAEQLALWEDRYPGYG; encoded by the coding sequence GTGACCGCAATCGCACGCACCTCGTCCGGAGCTCTGCGCGGTGACCCCGGTGGAGAAGTCACAGTGTTTCGCGGCGTGCCCTATGCGGCGCCGCCGACAGGCGAGCGGCGTTGGCGCCCAGCACAGCCCGTGATCGCCTGGGCAGGAGTGCGCGAGGCGATCGGGTTCGGGGCGATTGCCCCGCAGGACATCTCGCCCGAGCGGCTGGCCAAGCGCGGCCTGACGATGAGCGAAGACTGTCTGACCCTCAACATCTGGACGCCCGCGGTCGACGGCAACCGCCGGCCCGTGCTGGTTTTTCTGCACGGCGGCGGGCAGGCACAGGGACATGGATCTGCTGCGCTGTTCGACGGTTCGCGGCTCGCCCGCCGAGGCGACATCGTGGTCGTGACGATCAACTTCCGGCTCGGGGTGCTGGGGTCGCTCTATGCGCCGGACTGGCACGGCCCCGACTCCACCAACCTCACTCTGCGCGACCAGACGTACGCGCTGCAATGGGTGCGCGAGGAGATCGTCGCGTTCGGCGGCGACCCGAACGCGATCACGGTGGCGGGGCAATCGTCCGGCGCGGTGGCGATATCGGCGATGCTGGCCGCAGGCTGCGACCTGTTCGACCGTGCCATCCTGCAGAGCGGCGGCTTGGAGCGTGTGCGCTCTACGGCGGCGGCCGCCGCCGTGGCCGCGCAACTTGGTGACGTGATACGCGGCGAGGAGCCGGGTGTCGAGGAGATCCTTGCCGCGCAACGGGGTATCGACACCGGGTTCGTTCCGCCGCAGGGGCCGTTCCATCCCTGCATAGACGGCAGCGTCATCGCCGAGCATCCGTTGGTGACCGCGCGGACGCGCGATATGCCGGCGGTCCCTGTCCTTGCCGGCACGACACGCGACGAGTGGCGGATCTTCGACTCGCCGCTGGACGAGAATGTCTTCACCGAGCAGTACGTGCGCGACAGGGCCCAGGCACTCGCCGGGGGTGGTCACGACCCCGAGGCGGTGCTCGCGACGTATCGCACCGACCATCGGAGGCTTCGCGATGTCGCCAGCGCTATGGTCACCGACTACCACTTCGCCGCGCCGACCGAGCAGTTCGTTCGGGCGCACGCCGAGAGCGGTAACCCGGTTTTTCGCTACGAATTGCAGTGGCCCTCTCCGCGTGCCGGATTCGGAGCATGTCACGATTCATGCCTGCCGCTGGTCTTCGGCAACCTCGACGCTGCACCGGCACTTGCTGGGGTCGACGAGGCGGCGCGCCACATGTCGGACTCGATTCAGGACCTGTGGCTGGAGTTCGTCCGCGGGGGCGAACCCTGGGAGCGTTATGACGGTCTCGGCGGGCCCACCATGCTGCTCGGCCTCGAGCGCGGAGTCGTCCGCGAGCACCGCGCAGAGCAACTCGCACTCTGGGAGGATCGCTATCCCGGCTACGGGTGA
- a CDS encoding DUF3297 family protein, with protein MPEDQNTDVPPNHLSIDPRSEFYSEEALSRDVGILFNGVEKTNVHEYDVAAGWIRVEVPTAKDRRGNPMVIKLNGTVEPFFRLEK; from the coding sequence ATGCCTGAGGACCAGAACACCGACGTTCCACCGAATCACCTTTCCATCGATCCGCGAAGCGAGTTCTACAGCGAAGAGGCGCTCAGCCGCGATGTGGGAATTCTCTTCAACGGCGTCGAGAAGACCAACGTGCACGAGTACGACGTGGCCGCAGGTTGGATTCGTGTCGAAGTCCCGACCGCCAAGGATCGCCGCGGAAATCCGATGGTCATCAAGCTCAACGGCACGGTCGAACCCTTCTTCCGCCTGGAAAAATAG
- a CDS encoding triacylglycerol lipase, whose translation MRRTDMQALGEVAAEGLTVLTTLVRGMHRGIAGRAFTSIGPAARPVELVHDAIAGAVYDTLGAAGQHLPPTLTTWAASGLAFDDDPALDERPGVAEAIAALNGIYGDELAERGSALAAPMSLRVDGRPVALTADAITTAYPRPTEALAVFVHGLCQTESSWRRPPRPTGETDHRHYGERLAEDLGVTPVDIRYNTGLHISTNGRDLDETLTRLVEIWPVPVRRIAVIGHSMGGLVARSACHYGHERNRRWARSTRHIICLGSPHLGADLEKSVNAAAWVMAKLGETRAIAELLNLRSDGIKDLRFGALLDDDWRETDPDEFLRDRCSEVPFLPTASHHFVATSAAPAALGAILGDHLVRPSSAAGRGRRRCLPFSEDAGLTMTGLHHFDLLNHPEIYAKIRQWLSA comes from the coding sequence ATGCGCAGGACCGATATGCAGGCCCTCGGAGAGGTCGCCGCAGAGGGCCTGACCGTCCTCACCACGCTGGTCCGTGGCATGCACCGCGGTATCGCGGGCCGCGCCTTCACCTCCATCGGGCCCGCCGCCCGACCCGTCGAGCTCGTCCACGACGCGATCGCCGGCGCGGTGTATGACACCCTCGGGGCCGCCGGTCAGCACCTTCCACCGACGTTGACCACCTGGGCCGCGTCCGGGCTGGCCTTCGACGACGACCCCGCGCTGGACGAACGTCCGGGCGTCGCCGAGGCCATCGCCGCACTCAACGGGATCTATGGCGACGAACTCGCCGAGCGCGGGTCCGCGCTGGCCGCGCCGATGTCGCTACGAGTCGACGGTCGCCCGGTCGCGCTGACCGCCGACGCGATCACCACCGCCTATCCGCGGCCGACCGAAGCGCTGGCCGTGTTTGTGCACGGGCTGTGCCAGACGGAATCGTCCTGGCGGCGACCACCTCGGCCCACTGGTGAGACCGACCACCGTCACTACGGCGAGCGGCTCGCCGAGGACCTCGGAGTCACCCCGGTCGACATCCGCTACAACACCGGGCTGCACATCTCGACCAACGGCCGAGACCTCGACGAGACGCTGACCAGACTCGTGGAGATCTGGCCGGTGCCGGTGCGCCGCATCGCGGTGATCGGCCACTCCATGGGCGGTCTGGTGGCGCGCAGCGCCTGCCATTACGGCCACGAGCGCAACCGCCGCTGGGCCAGGAGCACCCGCCACATCATCTGCCTGGGGTCTCCGCACCTGGGCGCGGATCTGGAGAAGAGCGTCAACGCCGCCGCCTGGGTCATGGCCAAGCTCGGCGAAACCCGCGCGATCGCCGAACTGCTCAATCTGCGCAGTGACGGGATCAAGGATCTGCGGTTCGGCGCTCTGCTCGACGACGACTGGCGGGAGACCGACCCCGACGAGTTCCTTCGGGACCGGTGTTCGGAGGTGCCCTTCCTGCCCACTGCGTCGCACCACTTCGTTGCGACCTCTGCCGCACCGGCCGCCCTGGGCGCTATCTTGGGCGACCACCTCGTCCGTCCGTCGAGCGCGGCCGGGCGTGGCCGTCGGCGATGCCTTCCATTCAGCGAGGACGCGGGCCTGACGATGACCGGCCTGCACCATTTCGATCTGCTCAACCACCCCGAGATCTACGCGAAGATCCGGCAGTGGCTCAGCGCGTGA
- a CDS encoding PucR family transcriptional regulator — translation MSELPEESAAPSLRDLLQRAGLGLSAADDAAGDLDRPVSWVHTTEMRDPSRYLRGGELVCTVGISLQSDEDCGVFVAALTRAGAAGVCFGIGDGHDTVPAALLAQSRRNRLPVLIAPPSVPFSQVSRFVAELSLGSEIAVARATNALAPELLSSLRRHDSPRQVLDAAGQVLGCYFLLESDDNTGSDDDGSVTVALPELGTLTWVGRGDPPEPAVFDLIARFVRAAQSERDIEAALARERVGQLLSLVERRMLLPGALHQLLDWPGFTAGEIACSAWPAGAGALLSMAFPDALIGDAPDLCLMLTVGPLQVAEDLSLPTGHSAPVGLTDIGSAIAQARIALTLAEHRGTRVGPDQLSTLESLLEQLPLAQLAPFKQLLIDPLAELDSSRGTQHVRTLRVFLACNGSLSDAAKELFLHTNTVRHRLSRIQEITGRDPLQHNDLTAFVIGLWAAEKAQHQ, via the coding sequence ATGTCGGAGCTACCCGAAGAGTCGGCCGCTCCGAGCTTGCGTGACCTACTCCAGAGAGCCGGGCTCGGTCTGTCGGCTGCCGACGATGCCGCGGGGGATCTGGACCGGCCGGTCAGCTGGGTGCACACCACCGAGATGCGAGATCCGTCGCGCTACCTGCGCGGCGGTGAGCTGGTGTGCACCGTGGGCATCAGCCTGCAATCCGACGAAGACTGCGGGGTATTCGTCGCTGCATTGACCCGAGCCGGCGCCGCCGGGGTGTGCTTCGGGATCGGTGACGGACACGACACCGTGCCCGCTGCGTTGCTGGCTCAGAGCCGCAGGAACCGCCTGCCCGTGCTGATCGCCCCGCCCAGCGTGCCGTTCAGCCAGGTAAGCCGCTTTGTGGCTGAGCTGTCGCTAGGTTCGGAGATCGCTGTGGCCCGCGCCACCAACGCGCTGGCACCGGAACTGCTGTCTTCGCTGCGCCGACATGACTCGCCGCGGCAGGTGCTCGACGCCGCCGGGCAGGTGCTCGGCTGCTACTTCCTGCTGGAGTCCGACGACAACACCGGATCCGACGACGACGGCTCGGTCACTGTGGCGCTCCCGGAACTGGGGACGCTGACCTGGGTCGGCCGCGGAGACCCGCCGGAACCGGCGGTGTTCGACCTCATCGCGCGTTTCGTGCGCGCCGCCCAGAGCGAGCGCGATATCGAGGCGGCCCTGGCTCGAGAACGCGTTGGTCAGCTCTTGTCCCTGGTGGAACGACGAATGTTGTTGCCGGGCGCGCTGCATCAGTTGCTCGACTGGCCGGGATTCACCGCCGGTGAGATCGCCTGCTCGGCCTGGCCGGCCGGCGCCGGGGCGCTGCTGTCGATGGCGTTCCCCGACGCGCTGATCGGTGACGCCCCCGACTTGTGTCTGATGCTGACGGTCGGGCCGTTGCAGGTAGCCGAGGATCTGTCGCTGCCGACGGGTCACTCGGCGCCGGTCGGTTTGACCGACATCGGGTCGGCGATCGCGCAGGCCCGCATCGCCCTGACGCTGGCCGAACATCGCGGCACCCGGGTGGGGCCGGATCAATTGAGCACGCTGGAAAGCCTGCTCGAACAACTGCCACTGGCTCAGCTGGCGCCGTTCAAACAGTTGTTGATCGATCCCCTGGCCGAACTCGACAGCAGTCGCGGGACCCAGCACGTGCGCACCCTGCGAGTGTTCCTGGCGTGCAACGGTTCCCTGAGCGACGCCGCGAAAGAGTTGTTCCTGCACACCAACACCGTGCGGCACCGACTTTCCCGCATTCAGGAGATCACCGGACGAGACCCGTTGCAGCACAACGACCTCACCGCGTTCGTGATCGGGCTGTGGGCGGCCGAGAAAGCACAGCATCAGTAG
- a CDS encoding APC family permease has product MSSSVSPAQQQPQLRREFSLGSAFAFAFAFISPIVALYGIFGLALSAAGPSFWWGFGLVFGGQFLVSLVFAALVSRWPLEGSIYQWARRLLGNTYGWFAGWVYMWTLVIAMATVALGAAGFAANIVGVEAPSGGTLAWIALMILLAGTTVNLLGRQVLKIFMIGSIIAEVIGSVVLGTWLLLFHRKNSLSVLFEGGGVEFDAWAYLSGPFLLAVAFIGWSFVGFESAGSIAEEVRNPGRDLPKAVLFSLTFIAVVVGYSSLAIILAIPDLGAVAEGAVTDPVYETLTTALGAGIAKPVQVMFIIGFLASFLALQTSASRVIWAYARDGALPAATALVQLRGRAGIPVVAILATTVLGAGLFGLSIVAGDIYSLMVNFTAGGFYLAFLFPLIGFLVVVLRKAWTPATFSLRGATLPVAVVAVVWAVLQFVNIAWPRDAFEQRYLDWSVWIGIVVLGIIGAVLYANVKSRIHAVNAPHEQDEPVAVDD; this is encoded by the coding sequence ATGTCGTCATCGGTCAGTCCGGCGCAGCAACAGCCACAATTGCGTCGCGAGTTCTCGCTGGGGTCGGCGTTCGCGTTCGCGTTCGCATTCATCTCCCCGATCGTTGCCCTCTACGGAATTTTCGGGCTGGCGCTGTCGGCGGCCGGACCGAGCTTCTGGTGGGGCTTCGGTCTGGTCTTCGGCGGTCAGTTCCTGGTTTCGCTGGTATTCGCCGCCCTGGTTTCGCGCTGGCCGCTGGAGGGGTCCATCTACCAGTGGGCGCGTCGGCTGCTCGGCAACACCTATGGCTGGTTCGCAGGCTGGGTCTACATGTGGACCCTGGTCATCGCGATGGCCACCGTCGCGCTCGGCGCGGCCGGTTTCGCGGCCAACATCGTCGGTGTCGAAGCACCGTCGGGCGGCACCCTGGCCTGGATCGCGCTGATGATCCTGCTGGCCGGCACCACCGTCAATCTGCTGGGCCGTCAGGTGTTGAAGATCTTCATGATCGGCAGCATCATCGCCGAGGTCATCGGTTCGGTCGTGCTGGGCACCTGGCTGCTGCTGTTCCATCGCAAGAACTCATTGTCGGTGCTGTTCGAGGGCGGCGGCGTCGAGTTCGACGCCTGGGCCTATTTGAGCGGCCCGTTCCTGTTGGCCGTCGCGTTCATCGGCTGGTCGTTCGTCGGCTTCGAGAGTGCCGGCTCGATCGCCGAGGAAGTCCGCAACCCGGGCCGCGACCTGCCCAAAGCGGTGCTGTTCTCGCTGACCTTCATCGCTGTGGTGGTCGGCTATTCCAGCCTGGCGATCATCTTGGCCATCCCCGACCTGGGTGCCGTGGCCGAAGGGGCGGTTACCGACCCCGTCTACGAGACGCTGACCACGGCGCTGGGTGCCGGTATCGCCAAGCCCGTTCAGGTGATGTTCATCATCGGATTCCTGGCCAGCTTCCTGGCGCTGCAGACCTCGGCGTCGCGAGTGATCTGGGCCTACGCGCGCGACGGCGCACTGCCGGCCGCCACGGCGCTCGTCCAACTACGCGGCCGCGCCGGGATCCCGGTGGTGGCGATCCTGGCAACCACGGTGCTGGGGGCGGGGCTGTTCGGACTCAGCATCGTCGCAGGCGACATCTACTCGTTGATGGTCAACTTCACCGCCGGCGGCTTCTATCTGGCCTTCCTGTTCCCGCTGATCGGTTTCCTGGTGGTGGTCCTGCGTAAAGCGTGGACGCCGGCGACGTTCTCGCTGCGCGGCGCGACGCTGCCGGTCGCCGTGGTCGCCGTGGTGTGGGCGGTGCTGCAGTTCGTCAACATCGCCTGGCCCCGGGATGCCTTCGAACAGCGCTACCTGGACTGGTCGGTCTGGATCGGCATCGTGGTCCTCGGCATCATCGGAGCTGTGCTCTACGCAAACGTGAAGTCGCGCATTCACGCCGTCAATGCACCGCACGAGCAGGACGAACCGGTAGCCGTCGATGACTGA
- a CDS encoding SDR family NAD(P)-dependent oxidoreductase codes for MTERPVALVTGGASGIGAAVVAALSARGYVVGCLDLQPGPAQNTVAVDVSDAGAVCRAVAELRERLGPLSAVVTSAGHYEMAPVSDIGVDAWSRMLRVHLGGLVNVARATLPDLLTARGSLVAVASELAVGGGDEDAHYAAAKGAILGMVRSLAVEVAATGMRVNAVAPGPTDTPLLAADSPWRATEYLQTLPLGRLTTPAEVARCVEFLVCDATFSTGDVVNVNSGAVI; via the coding sequence ATGACTGAGCGGCCGGTAGCCCTGGTCACCGGCGGCGCCAGTGGAATCGGCGCCGCGGTGGTCGCGGCGCTGTCCGCCCGCGGCTACGTCGTCGGGTGTCTGGACCTGCAACCCGGCCCGGCCCAGAACACCGTTGCCGTCGACGTGTCCGACGCCGGCGCGGTCTGCCGCGCCGTAGCCGAGTTGCGCGAGCGGTTGGGTCCGCTCAGCGCGGTGGTCACCTCCGCCGGCCATTACGAGATGGCGCCGGTCTCCGACATCGGCGTCGACGCGTGGAGCCGAATGCTGCGCGTGCACCTGGGCGGGCTGGTCAACGTCGCGCGTGCCACCCTGCCGGATCTGCTGACTGCCCGTGGGTCGCTGGTCGCGGTGGCCAGTGAACTCGCCGTCGGCGGCGGCGACGAGGACGCCCACTACGCCGCCGCCAAGGGCGCGATCCTCGGAATGGTGCGCAGTCTCGCGGTCGAGGTCGCGGCCACCGGTATGCGGGTCAACGCCGTGGCTCCAGGCCCGACCGACACCCCGCTGCTGGCAGCCGATTCACCCTGGCGTGCAACAGAATACCTGCAGACCCTGCCGCTGGGCCGGCTGACCACACCGGCCGAGGTGGCCCGCTGCGTCGAATTCCTGGTCTGCGACGCCACATTCAGCACCGGCGACGTTGTCAACGTCAACTCGGGGGCGGTGATATGA